The DNA window AGAACGATATTTGCATCAGACTGAATGAACTTGATTTTGTGCCCCAGGTTTGCCTTCTGAATGAATGGCAATCCGGTCTCGAATGCTTCCCTATCTGGATCGATTGCTACTATCTGAAGAACACAATTCCAAAAATACTGATTAATCTATGTTCATATTAATTCTATCATCAAAAAAACGAATTATCCAACAAAATTACGTACTTTTCCATCTTCGGGGAGTGCTAGGGCGGTTGATAGAAGCGAGTAGCCGGTAAAAACTCCGAGTTCCAGGGTTTTCTTTGCGTTCATTATCTTCAACAACATTGATATAAACAATCCCTCGTCGGCAGGTACACTCATCATGCTCCTGGTAAGTTACTCATATAATTAATAACTACTTATTACAATAACTTTTTTCGAAAAAAACATTTcgtcgatatatatatatatatatatatgtatagaaTCTTACATGAAATTATATTTGTCGACAGTAGCCTTCCTTATTTCTTTGAGTTGTTCATGTTCCCTGGGATATGCAGTTGTTTCCAAAATGTACTGTATGCAATTTTAAGAATCAATTAATTATAAGAAAAAAATAGGACGAATTATGACTTATGAAGCAATAAATCGATAgtatagaaaatattttatttacgtGGAAAAAATGGAAACAAAATTATTTAGTAAATAAGTAAAAGAACTCGAATTTCGGATACGAATTATTCGATATAGAAATCGAACCTTGGAAAGAGCATGGCTTTGAAGAATGGTGCCCGAAAATTTGTctttcattttcgaaaatatgaataTACGAAGGAATTTGGAGCTATGGAAATGAATGATGGATTGGGTTCTGCTTCCTTTGCCAAAAGCGTGGCTTTATTTATAAGCTCTGGGTGGCCAAGTGACAACGCGTGAAGATTGAAAGTTTCAATGGGTAAATATCTACGACGACTCACCTAACTTTTCTTGTatcaatataattattttattccgtgAGAAttataatttcttagaaaaatTATATTGGTATATTGATAGGGTTGGGGGTGGGTGCATTGGCCATTAGTGCTTTTTCATCAACAACACCGCCGCAATGGACTGAAATTCTTACAACCTCGGATTTAAATACGACTGATCtagtaaaaataaattttctaaaaaaaatttgaaggtaactttttatttttttaaaatatgattgatggatttgagtttttttttttttcaatacgTGAGCACTAGCGGCCGTTATCTTCGGTGCGCACTGAGTAAATTTTCGGAATAATACGATATTCTTCAAATCATGTTAATCAGACAAACCGTATTATGTAAGATCTGTACGAAATACTCGTATAAGAAGGTGGTGAACTTGAGTTTCTTTAATTTAACAGAAGCTCCGCGAGTACAATAGTTCAATGCGTTATggattgaaaaataaatttaatttttatttaaagacaAAAACCGACTTTTCCATCTCGTTCACCATTTTAATggagtttttttttgttttgttttgtataaACTATTTTATGTAGTATTTGTAAGAGCTTATCTTaagtgtttttaaatttttattcaataaaatatcGATAAAGACTTAAAATAAGCTCTTGCAAATATTAGAAGAATTGAATGCAATAGATGGTGcaatatttaattctttatcatataatttaatcaattatgctttatatttggaagtaattataatttttcgaGAGATACCTAGATGATATATTTGTAGTGCTcgtaatttaaaagatttgaattatATCAATCTGACTTACTataatttaaatgaaaatatttgaTCGTATGATTGATATCATAACCAAAATGAGGTCTTTGCCTCCCATAACTTATAAAGTGGTATCATGATTGGAGGATGATAGTTTGGATAATAGGTTAAAATTATAAATGTGAGATTTGAAATATCTTacaacttaaaattttaaaattaatttattaccgcaacatataattttaataaaactaCCAATTTGATCCACAATTAAGTAATTTGTATGTTATAAAAAATACCGAAATGGTTAGAAATTTATAAACGTGGAAACTAtttgtatatataaaaaataaaaagtcGAAGAAatgtaaattaaaaatattgaaagcccttgttcaaaaataaaataaatttaaaaccgTTGGGAACAATTTTCACGGATCGTGACCCACCATCAGATTTACCTACCAAGAATCCAATAATTGTTCACCAGCATATATATTACATATTTCTAAAAAAGTAATGTATATAttacaaaaaaagaaaaaaagagaattGTGTCAAATACACAGTAAAATTCTCGTTGAACTAATATCTATGTGTAACCGATTTGAGAATTTCAGTCTCTTGTTAATACCCAAATTGTGTCTATATCCGTGTGAAAATTTTTCTTGAGCTAATATCTGTAATTGACGCAATTAAATGAAATAATTGTGCTAAAATTTGATTTGTAGTAGAAGATGAGTTTTTTAGGGAATTAATTGGCTAATATGTTGAActaattttctcaaaaaaatataaaagatgGACTAAAATGTTCAAATATGCTACATAGATGATTATTAGCTCAACAAGAATTTTCATAATAGTATTGACACAGTTTTCACATTAACAGAGGGATAATGCTCAAATCCATAAAACATGGAGATATTAACTCAACGGAAATCTCAAAGGAGTGTTTCGCACAATTATCTCAAAGTAAAATTACTTTCGatcgaatattttttttttcgattctGGGTTTTtgtcttttaattttttggagTTTGGTTTTATTACATTAACTTTAATTTTCACTTATCTTAGTACAATTTTTTATGTGACATCTGACAAGTCAACAATTTTTTATGTCACGCTAACAGTTTTTGACGTCAGTCAGGAGTTTTCGGTGTCACATCAGTATTTTCTAATACCACATTAGGTAATTAgaccaaaataattgaaaattaaaaattaatctattaaaacaaaatttgaaaacTTAATCGACTAAAACTCGTGattgaaaaaattaatataaaaaaagatGCATGACTCTCCAACGACCAAAAGATcatgcaaaaaaaaataaaattataaaaataagatcatatgtatttatatcaaataaaaaaataataataagaaaaaaaacaCTCATTTGACAGTAAAACTAAGAATCTTTTTAATCAAACTCATTGGATCAATCAGGGTCTCAATTATTATGCCTATTAAAGTAagaatattcatgaaaaaattcaaaatcaaataatttcgtAATTATTAGCAGAAAATGAGATTATTTATGCTATATTTAGAATATTTCTTTCTCTATAATGTTAAATATTAGTCTttgatcataaacatataaatcaattTCTATCAAAACATGAGAGacttatatgatttaataatattagAATATTGAGAGGAATATTCATACAGCATTGACTAACCCACGTTAAACGTTAATGCACCAAAATAATTATTCCAACCAAAATTTTGCCTATGCGGTTGGGGAGCATTCTCCTGCcaaacaaaaataatttctttacTAAATTGAAGAATAATAATTTATACTTTAAAGTTTAATTTATGTTGTGATACAAACATTATTTTGGAGacatatttcttttattttttcattttttttttcggtaGCGTATATAGATTTAATTTTATGTCATCGGATAGTTTTTTAATctgaatattaatattattttgatatatGTTGTGTGTGTctatcatatatatcaaaataatattaatattcagATTATATCAAAATCGGGTACCCGACGAactcgatttttttaaaaaatacacatCCCCATTATAATATTATTCTAATGAAACactaaatatattaatattaaaataaaaattcaaacatgaaatttgatgttaaaaaatatatttttgtggGTTGTAATAATTGCTATGCTATGAGATTTAAGGTGTACCATTAAAACTTTTGATGAAACGAAGTATGTTTAAACCTACAACTAATATTAAATTCAATATCACGTAtttgattctcattgattgcaattgATGTAATTATTGAGAAGAGAATGTTGGATACAATTATGATACCCTTGTCCCAcgtcttaaaaattaaaaatttaaaatgagtttataaaagacttctatagcaacttaggttgatcattttcataaaacgaGGGCCtgggctcggggcgtgacataatggtatcagagccggtcaccAGCAAGAAACACTGAAAAATAAGTGCTATGCGCGAGCAAAGTACAACATGCGTGAGagtcacctcttgaacctgcgggACAAAGTGCTACATGACAGGAGCAACCTCTTGAACATGTAGGAaccacctctagattctcggtGCTGGTGGATCGAGTGGTCAGGCCGCGACGAGGACGTTGCGTTCTGAAGGAGGGGTGATTATGATActcttgtcccacatcttaaaaattaaaaattttaaatgagtttataaagAGCTTACAAtgaacttctatagcaacttgggtcgatcattttcgtaaagcgaggacgaatacgaagtagttatTATAGGAGCCCATTATACAGTCACGCAGCCGCGGACCCGGGCTCGGAGCGTGACAACAATAATCGTCATTGCTAAGAGAATGATAAATATGTGACGCTATGTGCCAAGATTCACCAAAATAATTTATGATGAACTTAATATGAAATAATATgttcttttcttttaattgtCACTGCTAAGAGAACGATAGATACACGACAATACATGGCAAGATTCaccaaaataatttatcatgaACTTATCTGAAATAATatgttctttttcttttaattgcCACCAATTTTCAACTTAATTTTGGTTTCTTTCTGAGCTATGACATTTTCAGAAATGATTTCTCTgtcgattttaaaatgttaaaaattaaattatatgcaATAATTTCACCCATTAAtaatctataatttaaataaataaatactatttttGTATGAAATAATGTAGCTATCAATTCGTTAGGAAATTCATGCACCAAAGCTATTCccataatatttttagtagaagAAAATTGGAAAGGGACCAAATATCTAATTTTGCCTACTGACTccatagaaaaaaaaatcactaGCTAGAATTGAATTACATATCTACTCGATATTTACTTCATGGTATACACAATACATCTTAATcaactaatattttaaataaggaGAACTATTTTATTTCCTTCTATCATTATTGATTGTCATATTTGTTTCCCAAACTTTAACAAAATAAAGTTTTgacgttaaatttttttttatttttttttagttcGAAGAggttgctttttttttttttacatgtaATAATGGTAAACACAATAAATATTAGTACAAAATTAATTGGCAATAAAGATACATAATTtcctcaatttttaaaatattgttctACATGCGGGACCATGTATTTTAATAAAaagcattttttttttttgcgaatTTATAAGAAGACCATGAATTGGGAAAATATCCTAAAAAACATGTGAAACCAATAACCAGAGGCGGGGCCACCCTTGGGCTAGGGTGAGCTCCACCCCACCTATTTTGTTTGTTAAAAAAGATAATATACAAAGACTTGAAATTCTTACTCCGCGTTTTCAAATACGACTTGTCTagatatatacacacacactatataactatataattcgaaaaaaaaataaagatttgGATTATATTGTTACTACTAGTTATATATACATTTTCGATAAATTATAAGCATTCAGTCCTACAATTAATATCATAACTAGAATCATATGTTCGATT is part of the Primulina tabacum isolate GXHZ01 chromosome 18, ASM2559414v2, whole genome shotgun sequence genome and encodes:
- the LOC142533048 gene encoding flavonoid 3',5'-methyltransferase-like — encoded protein: MKDKFSGTILQSHALSKYILETTAYPREHEQLKEIRKATVDKYNFMSMMSVPADEGLFISMLLKIMNAKKTLELGVFTGYSLLSTALALPEDGKIVAIDPDREAFETGLPFIQKANLGHKIKFIQSDANIVLKEFVANGESGTFDFAFVDADKDNYINYHEELLKLVKVGGIIAYDNTLWGGTVAVSEEDEMENYLRVWRQAVIDFNDFLANDSRIELALLSVGDGLTLCKRLK